A window of the Desulfovibrio sp. TomC genome harbors these coding sequences:
- a CDS encoding type IV pilus twitching motility protein PilT, producing the protein MPRRILDAVIGAALESSPRASDFLFPAGGTPGALLDGAFAPLALPSVAGRLTPHQTTVLARGLVGNDARLLADLSRRGSCDAGYRHPGGTRFRANIHRAGGSIGLVLRRLPACPARLQDLDLPPALARLPALADGLVLVVGATGSGKSTTLSALAAAILETRPVHVVTLEDPVECLLPPGRGAVSQRELGTDFPDFAEGLRAALRQAPQVIVLGEARDRDTVDAALAAAETGHLVLATLHTADCAGALERVLAFFGPAEEKLARSRLAGCLRYVVAQRLLPRLGGGRAVSAEVLFANLRVRERIAGGQESSLGFADIIEQGAPHGMVGFDAATAALFGAGVISEETALAKASDRAALARALDAVKTARGLPISNIAGLTLEGA; encoded by the coding sequence GTGCCCCGACGCATCCTCGACGCCGTGATCGGCGCGGCCCTGGAGAGCTCCCCCAGGGCGTCGGATTTCCTGTTCCCGGCCGGAGGCACGCCCGGAGCGCTCCTGGACGGAGCCTTTGCGCCCCTGGCCCTGCCCAGCGTGGCCGGCCGCCTCACCCCGCACCAGACCACCGTCCTGGCCCGGGGCCTTGTGGGCAACGATGCCCGGCTGCTTGCCGATCTCTCCCGGCGCGGCAGCTGCGATGCCGGCTACCGCCACCCCGGCGGCACGCGGTTTCGGGCCAACATCCACCGGGCCGGGGGCAGTATCGGCCTCGTCCTTCGCCGCCTGCCGGCCTGTCCGGCCAGACTGCAGGACCTGGACCTGCCGCCGGCGCTGGCGCGTCTGCCGGCCCTGGCCGACGGCCTGGTGCTGGTGGTCGGGGCCACGGGCTCGGGCAAATCCACGACGCTCTCCGCCCTGGCCGCCGCCATTCTGGAGACCCGCCCGGTCCATGTGGTGACCCTGGAAGACCCTGTCGAATGCCTGCTGCCGCCGGGCCGGGGAGCGGTCAGCCAGCGCGAACTGGGCACGGATTTTCCCGATTTTGCCGAAGGCCTGCGCGCCGCCCTGCGTCAGGCCCCGCAGGTCATTGTCCTTGGCGAGGCCCGGGACCGCGACACCGTGGACGCGGCCCTGGCTGCGGCCGAAACCGGCCATCTGGTCCTGGCCACCCTGCACACCGCCGATTGCGCCGGAGCCCTGGAACGGGTCCTGGCCTTTTTCGGGCCGGCCGAGGAAAAGCTGGCCCGCAGCCGACTGGCCGGCTGCCTGCGCTATGTCGTGGCCCAGCGGCTGCTGCCCCGCCTGGGCGGCGGCCGGGCCGTTTCGGCGGAAGTGCTTTTTGCCAATCTGCGGGTGCGGGAACGCATTGCCGGCGGCCAGGAATCGAGTCTGGGGTTTGCCGACATCATCGAACAAGGCGCGCCCCACGGCATGGTCGGCTTTGACGCGGCCACCGCCGCCCTGTTCGGGGCCGGGGTCATCAGCGAGGAAACCGCCCTGGCCAAGGCTTCGGACCGAGCCGCCCTGGCCCGGGCGCTGGACGCCGTCAAGACCGCCCGCGGCCTGCCCATCTCGAACATCGCCGGCCTGACCCTGGAGGGAGCATGA
- a CDS encoding LytR/AlgR family response regulator transcription factor: protein MDRITALLVHPDPLVRTALREQLARVDFIRVLGEAADAYEASELLRAIPYSLLFCGVELGGEVGGFELAEALIAAKRQPGLVFIADDEARAFRAFELGAADYLLWPFTPQRFSQTLERLARYRPAFREAPAPEWRAGSSPRDAEADAEDEETVRLPLEEEEEDRFLSALRQAWDPRHERPVDIEKLPITLDGRTILLPYTQILFIEAYEDYSFVHTAAQKLLTSYRLKNLEERLRPHRFFRVHRKYLVNLDQVTEIATLPGGNFMLRTAGKTRIELPIGRRRIGELKQILGL, encoded by the coding sequence ATGGACCGCATCACCGCCCTGCTTGTGCATCCCGATCCGCTGGTCCGCACCGCCCTGCGTGAGCAGCTGGCCCGGGTGGACTTTATCCGGGTGCTGGGCGAGGCGGCCGATGCCTACGAGGCTTCCGAGCTGCTGCGGGCCATTCCCTACAGCCTGCTTTTTTGCGGGGTGGAGCTTGGCGGCGAGGTCGGCGGTTTTGAACTGGCCGAAGCCCTCATTGCCGCCAAACGCCAGCCAGGGTTAGTCTTTATTGCCGATGACGAAGCCCGGGCCTTCCGGGCCTTCGAGCTGGGGGCGGCCGACTACCTCTTATGGCCGTTTACGCCCCAGCGTTTCAGCCAGACCCTGGAACGTCTGGCCCGCTACCGCCCGGCTTTTCGCGAGGCACCGGCCCCGGAATGGCGGGCCGGCTCCAGCCCGCGCGACGCCGAGGCCGACGCCGAGGACGAGGAGACCGTGCGCCTGCCCCTGGAGGAGGAGGAGGAGGACCGCTTCCTTTCAGCCCTGCGCCAGGCCTGGGACCCGCGCCACGAGCGGCCCGTGGACATCGAAAAGCTGCCCATCACCCTGGACGGGCGCACCATTTTACTGCCCTACACCCAGATTCTTTTTATCGAGGCCTACGAGGATTATTCGTTTGTCCACACGGCCGCCCAAAAGCTTCTGACCTCGTATCGCCTGAAAAATCTTGAAGAACGGCTGCGGCCCCACCGTTTTTTCCGGGTGCACCGCAAATACCTGGTCAACCTCGATCAGGTGACCGAGATCGCCACCCTGCCCGGGGGCAATTTCATGCTGCGCACCGCCGGCAAAACCCGCATCGAGCTGCCTATCGGCCGCCGCCGCATTGGCGAGCTGAAGCAGATACTCGGTTTGTAA
- the acs gene encoding acetate--CoA ligase, translating to MTTTGTLDALLVEQRVFRPAPATVIEANVKPHELAEANRLAESDYLGYWEKAALELEWHRKWDAVLDDSDAPFYRWFPGARGNIAHNALDRHVSAWTKNKLALIWEGEAGDCRKFTYFELYREVNRLAGALRALGVARGDRVCLYMPPIPETVVAMLAAAKIGAVHVFVFAGFSAKVLRERLNDCRAKVLITADGFYRGGRLINLKTVVDEALPGVRGEVAETVVVVRRTGDDIDMQEPRDLYYHDLLRQESPEAATEIMEADDPLFWLHTSGSTGKPKAVIHGHGGYMVGANHTFRTIFDIKPTDIHFCTADPGWITGHTYGVYGPLLTGATVILYEGHPLYPQADRLPSIIERYGATIFYTTPTLIRMLMRYGPQYPKKRDLSTLRLLGSVGEPLGPEAWMWLYKYFGGSKCPLLDTWWQTETGMAMISPMPISVLKPGSVGKALPGVEADVVDAAGQSVPPGQGGYLVVKKPWPGMLLGLEGDASGYVSAYWEKIPGLYFAGDVARRDEDGYFWIQGRADEVLNIAGHRVGTAEVEAALTSHRFVSEAAVVGLPDKIKGEVAKAFVIPDPGWIGVFADADAFGADLRSHVRRELGPIVVLRAVELRDALPRTRSGKILRRQLREEELGEGVAGTRSDEE from the coding sequence ATGACAACGACCGGAACGCTGGATGCCCTGCTCGTGGAACAACGGGTATTTCGGCCGGCCCCGGCCACGGTCATCGAGGCCAACGTCAAGCCGCACGAGCTGGCCGAGGCCAACCGTCTGGCTGAGTCGGACTATCTGGGCTATTGGGAAAAAGCCGCCCTGGAACTGGAGTGGCACCGCAAATGGGATGCCGTGCTCGACGACTCCGACGCGCCCTTTTACCGCTGGTTCCCGGGCGCGCGCGGCAACATCGCCCACAACGCCCTGGACCGCCATGTCAGCGCCTGGACCAAGAACAAGCTGGCGCTCATCTGGGAGGGCGAGGCCGGGGATTGCCGCAAATTCACCTATTTCGAGCTCTACCGCGAGGTCAACCGCCTGGCCGGAGCCTTGCGGGCCCTTGGGGTGGCGCGCGGCGACCGGGTGTGCCTCTATATGCCGCCCATTCCCGAGACGGTGGTGGCCATGCTGGCGGCGGCCAAGATCGGGGCGGTGCATGTCTTCGTCTTTGCCGGGTTTTCGGCCAAGGTGCTGCGCGAACGCTTAAACGACTGCCGGGCCAAGGTGCTCATCACGGCCGACGGCTTTTACCGGGGCGGGCGGCTTATCAATTTAAAGACCGTGGTGGACGAGGCCCTGCCCGGGGTCCGGGGCGAGGTGGCCGAGACCGTGGTGGTGGTGCGGCGCACGGGCGACGACATCGACATGCAGGAGCCGCGCGACCTCTACTACCACGATCTCTTACGCCAGGAATCGCCCGAGGCGGCCACCGAAATCATGGAGGCCGACGATCCGCTCTTTTGGCTGCACACCTCCGGTTCAACCGGCAAGCCCAAGGCCGTCATCCACGGCCACGGCGGCTATATGGTCGGGGCCAACCACACCTTCCGCACTATTTTTGACATCAAGCCCACCGATATCCATTTCTGCACCGCCGACCCGGGCTGGATCACCGGCCACACCTACGGCGTCTACGGGCCGCTTTTAACCGGGGCCACGGTCATCCTGTATGAAGGCCATCCGCTCTATCCCCAAGCCGACCGGCTGCCGAGCATCATCGAACGCTACGGGGCCACCATTTTCTACACCACGCCAACGCTCATTCGCATGCTCATGCGCTACGGGCCGCAGTATCCCAAAAAGCGCGACCTCTCGACCCTGCGCCTTTTAGGCAGTGTGGGCGAACCACTGGGACCCGAGGCCTGGATGTGGCTATACAAGTATTTCGGCGGCTCCAAGTGCCCGCTGCTGGACACCTGGTGGCAAACCGAGACCGGCATGGCCATGATTTCGCCCATGCCGATCTCGGTTTTAAAGCCCGGTTCGGTCGGCAAGGCCTTGCCCGGGGTCGAGGCCGACGTGGTGGACGCGGCCGGGCAGAGCGTGCCGCCGGGCCAGGGCGGCTATCTTGTCGTCAAAAAGCCCTGGCCGGGAATGCTCCTTGGCCTTGAGGGCGATGCGTCCGGCTATGTGTCGGCCTATTGGGAAAAGATTCCGGGCCTGTATTTCGCCGGCGACGTGGCCAGGCGCGACGAGGACGGCTATTTCTGGATTCAGGGCCGGGCAGACGAGGTCTTAAACATCGCCGGGCATCGGGTGGGCACAGCCGAGGTGGAAGCGGCGCTCACCTCCCACCGGTTTGTGAGCGAAGCGGCAGTGGTCGGCCTGCCCGACAAGATCAAGGGCGAAGTGGCCAAGGCCTTTGTCATCCCCGACCCCGGCTGGATCGGCGTCTTTGCCGACGCCGACGCCTTTGGCGCGGACCTGCGCAGCCATGTGCGCCGCGAACTCGGGCCGATTGTGGTCTTGCGGGCGGTGGAATTGCGCGACGCGCTGCCCCGGACCCGGAGCGGGAAGATCTTGCGGCGGCAGTTACGGGAAGAGGAGTTGGGGGAAGGCGTCGCTGGGACGAGGAGTGATGAAGAGTGA
- a CDS encoding type II toxin-antitoxin system HicB family antitoxin, whose protein sequence is MKSEFTPFWRAPESCHEDHEIQGLRRRIQYDAEGRGFHGRVVNIRDTVTFEGASVPEREQALADSVEDSLEFCSERGREPDKPFSGKCNIRLTPQNHRLVATAAKAAGLPVASKNLVASAARPPNFHGKIPPIRYAAQ, encoded by the coding sequence ATGAAGAGTGAATTTACTCCTTTCTGGCGAGCGCCGGAGTCATGCCATGAAGATCATGAAATACAAGGACTTCGTCGGCGAATTCAATACGACGCCGAAGGCCGCGGCTTCCATGGCCGGGTCGTCAACATCCGCGACACCGTGACCTTCGAGGGCGCGTCCGTGCCTGAACGCGAACAGGCGTTGGCTGATTCCGTGGAAGACTCTCTGGAATTTTGCAGCGAACGCGGCCGCGAACCGGACAAGCCCTTTTCCGGCAAATGCAACATCCGCCTCACACCGCAAAACCACCGGCTGGTGGCCACCGCAGCCAAGGCGGCCGGCCTCCCCGTCGCCTCAAAAAATTTGGTCGCGTCCGCCGCACGGCCGCCAAATTTTCATGGCAAAATTCCACCGATACGGTATGCCGCACAATAA
- a CDS encoding double-cubane-cluster-containing anaerobic reductase → MSDAAHKAMWEALDLDIEAHDALLAVLGKFYGDIYMAQEGRLKGAEYLDFVLSEVHGLRIKELQDAKAAGKKIVGTFCVFVPEELTLAAGAVQVGLCAGAKAGTELAETLVPRNTCDLIKSFIGFKLARICPYTESCDLVVGETTCDGKKKAYEAFAELAPMHIMEVPQCKAPADRALFRAELVRYKEALEKLTGKAITAEALAEATRTVNAKRRALQRLSALRAADPAPISGRDALLVNQISFYDDPIRFTAKLNELCDEIEGRIAKGEGVAPAKTPRLLLAGCPMAVPNWKLPYLIESSGAVIVGEESCIGERNTRDLTDETPAGLEAMLDALCDRYMKIDCACFTPNDERLEHIAAMAQSLKADGVIHYGLLFCQPYAHEAMKVGKAMAAAGLPYLAIETDYGMEDAGQLKTRVEAFVETLA, encoded by the coding sequence ATGAGTGATGCGGCCCATAAGGCCATGTGGGAGGCCCTCGATCTGGACATCGAGGCCCATGATGCCCTGCTGGCGGTGTTGGGGAAATTTTACGGCGACATCTACATGGCCCAGGAGGGCCGGCTCAAGGGCGCAGAATATCTTGATTTCGTGTTATCGGAAGTCCACGGGCTGCGCATCAAGGAACTGCAAGACGCCAAGGCGGCCGGCAAAAAGATCGTCGGCACCTTTTGCGTGTTCGTGCCCGAAGAGCTGACCCTGGCCGCCGGGGCGGTGCAGGTGGGGCTGTGCGCCGGGGCCAAGGCCGGCACCGAACTGGCCGAGACGCTCGTGCCGCGAAACACCTGCGACCTCATCAAATCCTTCATCGGCTTCAAGCTGGCCCGCATCTGCCCCTACACCGAATCCTGCGACCTCGTAGTCGGCGAGACCACCTGCGACGGCAAGAAAAAAGCCTACGAGGCCTTTGCTGAACTGGCCCCCATGCACATCATGGAGGTGCCACAGTGCAAAGCCCCGGCCGACCGGGCGCTCTTTCGCGCTGAACTCGTGCGCTACAAGGAAGCCCTGGAAAAGCTCACCGGCAAGGCCATCACCGCCGAGGCGCTGGCCGAGGCGACCAGGACCGTCAATGCCAAGCGCCGGGCCTTGCAGCGTCTTTCCGCCCTGCGGGCCGCCGATCCGGCCCCCATTTCCGGCCGCGACGCCCTACTCGTCAACCAGATCAGCTTTTACGACGATCCCATCCGCTTCACCGCCAAGTTAAACGAGCTCTGCGACGAGATCGAAGGGCGCATCGCCAAGGGCGAAGGCGTGGCCCCGGCCAAGACCCCGCGCCTGCTGCTGGCCGGCTGTCCCATGGCCGTGCCCAACTGGAAGCTGCCCTACCTCATCGAAAGCTCGGGTGCGGTCATTGTCGGCGAGGAATCCTGCATCGGCGAGCGCAACACCCGCGATCTGACCGACGAGACGCCGGCCGGGCTTGAGGCCATGCTCGACGCCCTGTGCGACCGCTATATGAAAATCGACTGCGCCTGCTTCACGCCCAATGACGAGCGCCTGGAGCATATCGCGGCCATGGCCCAAAGCCTCAAGGCCGACGGCGTCATCCACTACGGCCTGCTTTTTTGCCAGCCCTACGCCCACGAGGCCATGAAGGTCGGCAAGGCCATGGCCGCCGCCGGCCTGCCCTATCTGGCCATCGAGACGGATTACGGCATGGAAGACGCCGGGCAGCTGAAGACCCGGGTGGAAGCCTTTGTGGAGACCCTGGCGTGA
- a CDS encoding acyl-CoA dehydratase activase yields the protein MTAYAGLDIGSRSIKLVVWQGGGVAASRRLPTTFDAVGQLRTLFAAGVPERLAVTGYGRELARELYPFARSVTEIKAHALGAGSLFPQAATLLDIGGQDTKAVSLLPGGRVGRFEMNDRCAAGTGKFLEYTATVFGLSVEDFGRLALTGDNPPTISSMCTVFAETEATTLIARGVSPANIALGLHKAVVSRTMAMLSRVGLAAPLAFVGGVARNPCMVRLLAEAADTPLLLPDEPDMTGALGAALWLRSVAP from the coding sequence GTGACCGCCTATGCGGGCCTGGATATCGGCTCGCGCAGCATCAAGCTGGTGGTGTGGCAGGGAGGCGGGGTGGCCGCCTCCCGCCGCCTGCCCACCACCTTTGACGCCGTGGGGCAGCTTCGAACACTGTTTGCCGCAGGCGTGCCCGAACGTCTGGCCGTCACCGGCTACGGCCGGGAACTGGCCCGGGAACTCTATCCCTTTGCCCGCAGCGTCACCGAAATAAAGGCCCATGCCCTGGGCGCGGGCAGCCTTTTCCCCCAGGCGGCCACGCTGCTCGACATCGGCGGCCAGGACACCAAGGCCGTCTCGCTTTTGCCCGGCGGCCGGGTCGGGCGGTTCGAGATGAACGACCGCTGCGCGGCCGGCACCGGCAAATTCCTGGAATACACGGCCACGGTCTTTGGCCTGTCGGTCGAGGATTTCGGCCGCCTGGCGCTGACCGGCGACAATCCGCCCACCATAAGCTCCATGTGTACGGTCTTTGCCGAAACCGAGGCCACCACCCTGATCGCCCGGGGCGTGTCCCCGGCCAATATCGCCCTTGGCCTGCACAAAGCCGTCGTGTCGCGCACCATGGCCATGCTGTCCCGGGTGGGGCTGGCCGCTCCGCTGGCCTTTGTCGGCGGCGTGGCCCGAAACCCGTGCATGGTCCGCCTGCTGGCCGAGGCGGCAGATACGCCGCTGCTGCTCCCCGACGAGCCGGACATGACCGGAGCCCTGGGCGCGGCCCTGTGGCTCCGGTCGGTTGCTCCCTGA
- a CDS encoding outer membrane homotrimeric porin yields the protein MKKLGCLALTASLLFGAAAAAGAATEVKMTGDARVYGSFFEARNFTGWDKSGKKTSDTFEIWERFRLRSDFVANEAVKFRLGIKVEDTWGHGTFTAANPDVAVQVDLAYLQFKVPGCQDIEVTAGLQDVNLPQSALFFGSPVWSDKMAALTIKAPLIDNTLSLMTGFGRLIDTNRTYDNTTTQVADELDAYFLALPVTLEGFKATPWGMVAVAGRNANYSFKDTTDTTESGNSYANTLVSAASSYNMTKSLGSGRWKNDQNPYYWVGGAFEVTALDPVRLYADVIYGAGASNDTKGAKREGWMVDGGAEYTGLDMVTPQIFAFWSTGEDKSTSNGSERMPYMRSTWGPGNSFLFDDSQELDKGSNMYVSPVGNYGIGASLNKMSFIENLTHRLTFVYLRGNNSARAIRFARNTYANDYFTMGHDLTTNEYLMGANFDTKYMIYENLAAVMETGWAHGQFQESVWGHRMVHEASENGNNAWKVAFGLTYKF from the coding sequence ATGAAAAAGCTTGGATGTCTCGCTTTGACCGCTTCGCTGCTTTTCGGAGCAGCCGCTGCGGCCGGGGCCGCCACCGAAGTCAAGATGACCGGCGACGCCCGCGTGTACGGTAGTTTCTTCGAGGCACGCAACTTCACCGGCTGGGATAAGTCCGGAAAGAAGACCTCCGACACCTTTGAAATCTGGGAACGCTTCCGTCTGCGGTCCGATTTCGTGGCCAACGAAGCCGTGAAGTTCCGCCTGGGCATCAAGGTGGAAGACACCTGGGGCCATGGCACCTTCACCGCTGCCAACCCGGATGTCGCCGTCCAGGTCGATCTGGCTTACCTGCAGTTCAAGGTCCCCGGTTGCCAGGACATCGAAGTGACCGCCGGTTTGCAGGACGTGAACCTGCCCCAGAGCGCCCTGTTCTTCGGAAGCCCGGTGTGGAGCGACAAGATGGCCGCCCTGACCATCAAGGCGCCGCTCATTGACAACACCCTGTCGCTGATGACCGGCTTTGGCCGTCTCATCGACACCAACCGCACCTACGACAACACGACCACCCAGGTGGCTGACGAGCTGGACGCCTACTTCCTGGCTCTGCCCGTCACCCTGGAAGGCTTCAAGGCCACGCCTTGGGGCATGGTGGCTGTGGCCGGCCGCAACGCCAACTACAGCTTCAAGGACACCACCGACACCACGGAATCGGGCAACAGCTACGCCAATACCCTGGTTTCGGCCGCCAGCTCCTACAACATGACCAAGAGCCTCGGCTCCGGCCGCTGGAAGAACGACCAGAACCCCTACTACTGGGTCGGCGGCGCTTTTGAAGTGACCGCTCTTGATCCCGTACGTCTCTACGCCGACGTCATTTACGGTGCCGGCGCGAGCAATGACACCAAGGGCGCCAAGCGCGAGGGCTGGATGGTCGACGGCGGCGCGGAATACACCGGCCTCGACATGGTCACCCCGCAGATCTTCGCCTTCTGGTCCACGGGCGAGGACAAGTCCACGTCCAACGGTTCCGAGCGGATGCCCTACATGCGCTCCACCTGGGGTCCGGGCAACAGCTTCCTGTTCGACGACAGCCAGGAACTCGACAAGGGTTCCAACATGTACGTGTCGCCGGTTGGCAACTACGGCATCGGCGCGTCGCTCAACAAGATGTCGTTTATTGAAAACCTGACCCACCGTCTGACATTTGTGTACCTGCGCGGCAACAACTCGGCCCGGGCCATCCGGTTTGCCCGCAACACCTATGCCAACGACTACTTCACCATGGGCCACGATCTGACCACCAACGAGTACCTCATGGGCGCGAACTTCGACACGAAGTACATGATCTATGAAAACCTCGCTGCGGTCATGGAAACGGGCTGGGCCCACGGCCAGTTCCAGGAAAGCGTGTGGGGCCATCGCATGGTGCACGAGGCCAGCGAGAACGGCAACAACGCCTGGAAGGTCGCCTTCGGCCTGACGTATAAGTTCTAG
- a CDS encoding RidA family protein encodes MPKQVVVAEGSSPPIGPYSIGVWAGDLLFISGQTPIDPATGTVVPGSVTDQTHQSIKNVRTILEAAGLTLDNVVKSTLFIKNMDHFTAINEVYASYFAKPYPARSCVEVARLPRDVLVELEVVASR; translated from the coding sequence ATGCCCAAGCAAGTCGTTGTTGCGGAAGGTTCTTCGCCGCCTATCGGTCCCTATTCCATCGGCGTATGGGCCGGTGATCTGCTTTTCATCTCGGGCCAGACCCCCATTGACCCGGCCACCGGGACCGTGGTCCCGGGTTCGGTGACGGACCAGACCCACCAGAGCATCAAAAACGTGCGCACCATCCTGGAAGCCGCCGGACTGACGCTCGACAACGTGGTCAAATCCACGCTTTTCATTAAAAATATGGACCACTTCACGGCCATCAACGAAGTCTATGCCAGCTATTTCGCCAAGCCCTACCCGGCCCGTTCCTGCGTCGAGGTGGCCCGGCTGCCGCGCGACGTGCTGGTCGAGCTTGAAGTGGTGGCTTCACGCTAG
- a CDS encoding TOBE domain-containing protein — protein MDDTKHDAPESGSKRFRAARIFSVPDDVKFLDTLELTRLSEAFTAWTTRAGRPDVAVSRNRVRLIYLMLRHTGARLGEVLAVNDRTDVNLETLSVVLGGGEEGVGREVQIPAELGEALAAVFDDPAYGSMRGTLLRLDQGHVRRKFYERAEECGYTKELVNPSTIRRSRAVELLRDDVPLPVVQRILGHSTADLTAAFLHLPEDQRRKVERQVLTRETRRTSARNAFFGRVARVQRGDIQSIVTVESLGGHAVSSIITNESLKNLGVVEGSFVTAEIKAPWVVLEAGEDMPRSTAGNRFLGEVELIRLGELTSEAIVALADGTRLCAVVTTQSARELALAEGQKVWAMFTAFAVVLHVE, from the coding sequence ATGGACGATACGAAGCATGACGCGCCCGAGTCCGGGAGCAAGCGATTTCGCGCGGCCCGGATTTTTTCCGTGCCCGATGACGTCAAGTTTCTCGACACCCTGGAGCTGACCCGGCTCTCGGAAGCCTTTACCGCCTGGACCACCCGGGCCGGACGGCCGGATGTGGCCGTGTCGCGCAACCGGGTGCGGCTCATTTATCTCATGCTGCGCCACACCGGAGCCCGGCTTGGCGAGGTGTTGGCCGTCAACGACCGCACCGACGTCAATCTGGAGACGTTGTCCGTGGTCCTTGGCGGCGGCGAGGAAGGGGTCGGCCGCGAGGTGCAGATCCCGGCCGAACTGGGCGAGGCCCTGGCCGCCGTGTTCGACGACCCGGCCTACGGCTCCATGCGCGGAACGCTGTTGCGCCTGGACCAGGGCCATGTGCGGCGCAAGTTTTACGAGCGGGCCGAGGAGTGCGGCTATACCAAGGAACTGGTCAACCCAAGCACCATCCGCCGCTCCCGGGCGGTGGAACTGTTGCGCGACGACGTGCCGCTCCCGGTGGTCCAGCGCATCCTGGGCCACTCCACCGCCGACCTCACCGCCGCCTTTCTCCATTTGCCCGAAGACCAGCGGCGCAAGGTGGAACGACAAGTGCTTACCCGGGAGACCCGGCGCACCAGCGCCCGAAACGCCTTTTTCGGCCGGGTGGCCCGGGTGCAGCGGGGCGACATCCAGTCCATCGTTACGGTCGAGAGCCTGGGCGGCCATGCCGTCAGCTCCATTATCACCAACGAGAGCCTTAAAAATCTTGGCGTGGTCGAAGGCAGCTTTGTCACGGCCGAGATCAAGGCCCCGTGGGTGGTGCTGGAGGCCGGGGAGGACATGCCGCGCTCCACGGCCGGCAACCGGTTCCTCGGCGAGGTGGAGCTGATCCGCCTGGGCGAACTGACCAGCGAGGCCATCGTGGCCCTGGCTGACGGCACCCGGCTGTGCGCCGTCGTCACCACCCAAAGCGCCCGGGAGCTGGCCCTGGCCGAGGGGCAGAAAGTCTGGGCCATGTTCACCGCCTTTGCCGTGGTGCTCCACGTGGAATAG
- a CDS encoding universal stress protein — translation MKKCLVCLDGSQPSFRALERAFDEVGCSGAQVLAVTVVEALSFFDCDVKDCDTAFASILREPKKILAEAEEMARSRGIAIRTRYEPGRPAETVARIAREEGADEIYIGSRGKDDVEHLLLGSVSMRLIQIAPCTVVVVR, via the coding sequence ATGAAAAAATGCCTCGTATGCCTGGACGGTTCCCAGCCGTCGTTTCGCGCCCTGGAACGGGCCTTTGACGAAGTGGGGTGCAGCGGGGCGCAAGTACTGGCCGTTACCGTGGTCGAGGCCTTGAGTTTTTTCGACTGCGACGTCAAAGACTGCGATACGGCCTTTGCCTCCATTTTGCGTGAGCCGAAAAAAATCCTGGCCGAGGCCGAAGAGATGGCCCGGAGCCGGGGCATTGCCATCCGCACCCGCTACGAACCGGGCCGCCCGGCCGAGACCGTGGCCCGCATCGCCCGCGAGGAAGGGGCCGACGAAATCTATATTGGCAGCCGGGGCAAGGACGACGTGGAACACCTGCTCCTTGGCAGCGTGTCCATGCGTCTGATCCAGATCGCGCCGTGCACCGTGGTGGTGGTGCGCTAG